The DNA segment GTTTGAAAATTGTTGCCGCAAAAATGAAGCATCTGAATCAGAAAGAGGCGGAAGGTTTTTACGCGGTGCATAAAGACCGTCCGTTTTTTGCCGAATTGGTCGAATTTATGACCAGCGGTCCGGTCATGATTCAGGTGCTGGAAGGCGAAAACGCTGTTGCGAAAAACCGTGAGCTGATGGGTGCAACCAATCCTCGTGAAGCGGCTGCCGGTACGATTCGTGCCGATTTTGCCGATTCTGTCGGCGAAAATGCGGTACACGGCTCGGACAGTGTGGAAAACGCAGCTGTCGAAATCGCCTATTTTTTTGCCGCGACAGAAATCAGCCCGCGCTAAATCCGTCTGTATATCTGCTGCCGTACTGTGTGCGGCAGCAAAACCGTTAAATAAACCGTTAACGTAAGGCCGTCTGAAAAACAAATTAACGCATCCGGCTTCTTTGTCGGCTGCCTTACTTTAACGGTTTGGGCAAGTCCGTACCCAAATAAGAATAT comes from the Kingella potus genome and includes:
- the ndk gene encoding nucleoside-diphosphate kinase, with the translated sequence MTIQRTLSIIKPDAVGKNLIGRIYSRFEENGLKIVAAKMKHLNQKEAEGFYAVHKDRPFFAELVEFMTSGPVMIQVLEGENAVAKNRELMGATNPREAAAGTIRADFADSVGENAVHGSDSVENAAVEIAYFFAATEISPR